Genomic DNA from Mus caroli chromosome 8, CAROLI_EIJ_v1.1, whole genome shotgun sequence:
agagcaattatacaacaaaaggaggtcaaggtgatacaaattggaaaggaagaagtcaaaatatcactatttgcagatatgatagtatatataagtgaaaaaaattccaccagagaactcctaaacctgatagacaacttcagtgatgtagcttgatataaaattaattcaaacaaatcagtggcctttctttacacaaaggataaacaggctgagaaagaaattagggaaacaacacccttcacaataggcacaaataatataaaacaccctGGTGTgactaattaaggaagtgaaagatctgtatgataaaaacgtcaaggctctgaagaaagaaatcaaggaagatctcagaagatggaaagatctcccatgcttatggattggcagggttaatatagtcaaaatggctatcctgctgaaagcaatctacagattcaatgcaatccccataaaaattccaactcaaatcttcaaCGAATTATTaaaggcaatctgcaaattcatctggaataacaaaaaagctaggatagcaaaaactcttctcaaggataaaagaacctctggtggaatcaccatgcctgacctaaagctgtactacagagcaattgtgataaaaactgcatggcactggtacagtgacagacaggttgaccaatagaatagaactgaaaacccagaaatgaatccatacaatttacagaagctttgcaattttatgaggtcccatttgttgattctcgatcttacagcacaagccattgctgttctgttttggaatttttcccctgtgcccatatcttcgaggtttttccccactttctcctctataagtttcagtgtctctggttttatgtgcagttcctTTATCCAGGTAGacataaggcaaaagacactgtcaataagacaaaaaggccaccaaccgattgggaaaggatctttaccaatcctaaatcagataggggactaatatccaatatatataaagaactcaagagggtggactccagaaaaatcaaataaccctatttaaaaatggcgtacagagctaaacaaagaattctcaactgagaaataccaaatggctgagaagcacctgaaaaaaatgttcaacatccttaatcattagggaaatgcaaatcaaaacaaccctgagattctacctcccaccagtcagaattgctaagataaaaaaatcaggtgacagcagatgctggcgaggatgtgaattaagagggacactcctccattgttggtgggattgcaagctggtacaaccactctggaaatcagtctggtgtttcctcagaaaattggacatagtactactggaggatccagcaataccactcctgggcatatacccagaagatgttccgagtggtaataaggacacatgctccactatgttcatagcagccttatttataatagccagaagctggaaacaaccgagatgcccctcaacagagaaatggataacagaaaacgtggtacatttacacaatggaatactactcagctattagaaacaatgaattcatgaaattctttgacaaatggatgcatcgggaggatatcatcctgagtgaatacacacacatacacacatacacacacacacacacacacacacacacacacacagtggatccCTGGCTGCTAAAAGGCAAAGCAGTACCTTGTAGTCACTTTACAACTTCTGAACTCATTTCATGTTAGAACTACACGGATGCTTAGGCCTTCTAGTTCAGACAAGCAAAGGTAAGACACCCAATTTTATGTGATTCCAGGTGACCTAAAGAGGCTGCTTCAAATGAAATGGTAGCAGTTTTCACAGAATGATAAAGACACATGGGGACACAGCACCAAGTTGTGGTTGAAATGTGTTAGAGAATATTGTAGACTCCACAGAATTCTCAGGGATACTCTCAGGGAAACTTATAAGTGTAAGTGTAAGAACCTCTACCTTTCCTGTCCTTTGGATTGTTTCTTTCAGATTTCCATGAGAACTCCCCTTTaaatttacaaaaaacaaaacaaaacaaaacaaaacacaaaaaaaaaaaaaaaaaaaaaaaaaaaaaaaaaaaaaaaaaaaaaaaaaaaaaaaccccaaaccaaaacaacaacaaaaaacccctctACTGGCTGTAACCTTAACAATCGAAAACAATCTGACTTTAATAACCTAAATAGCATCTTCCTCTCATACAAAACATTCTGGCCACCATATAAGGAGAGCAAGAAACATTTATGGCCAGTGAATGATATCCTAATTACAAAACCATAATTTAATTTTGTGAAAAGGCAAGACAAATGATTCAAGTCTGACTAGGGTAGAGCTTCTTGGCACAGTCACAAGACCTTTCCATTTATAAATGAACCAAGGGAATGATGAACTCAGCTCTGACAGTGTAATTTCTTCCTGAGGGCCATATACCATATAAACAACTCACAAGCTCCCACTACCAAGTACCTTAAAGTTCACACGTGGAATGCCTGGATAGACTGCCATTTTTATGAAGTCTTATCTAAAGTCAATAGAGATTTTTCTCACTTTGATGTAACACACCTATGTGATTCTTCAAGTAATTTACTTTTAATACCCAGATTCATAGcattctttgttctgttattgctgaagaaaaaggaaacttcctgagaaagaggaacatgaaGTTTGGGATAATCTAGTCTGTTATAAAACTATGTTCACATATATTGGATTCTGTAACtaactgttgtgttttatatttgaaatatccTCTTGAATTTTAGGTGTTAAATATTGGATCCCAAGCTGCTGGTGCTGTTTTGCAGTTTGTAATACCTTTAGGAAATGAAGTCTCCTTGGAGGAAATGGTTTACTGTGAAGTGCTTGAGGTTTTATAGCTGTTGGAACTTTCCATTTGCTTTGATTCCTGACCTCAGAGCAAATTATCAAGCTAGACTTTTAACAGTTCCCAGTTCTTTCCCACcaagatataataaaaatccCTGCAAGTCAAATGATGAGGCAAGCTAggtttgttaaattttttttttcattttgccatTTTAGAAACCAACCTGTGATAAAGAAATTTGAAGTCAAAGGTATGGTCAGACAATAAGAGTGAAATTGTCAGCTACATAAAGGcattatttaaacaaaacatgCTTTCTGCTTAGACCAGTTAACAATAGTAAATATTACAAAGCTTTCTATAAGTCAGGCTTCCTGGATTAGAAAAGGCATAGTATAATTTACCATATGCTTCCTTTGATAAGTACCTATATGCCAAAGAATATAGGATACAGAAATCACAAACATAATataatggagaaagaaatgacCTTAGAATGCTCTTTTTGCATACACGTTCATGTCACATCAActagaagatgaaaacaaaagtATAGATTTGGAGAGTCTGCTGGGGCATCATGGGAGTGGACAGTGAACTGGACCAAAGGAGTCCAAGGtatcttaaagaaaaaggaatgtaAGAGATTCCTTGTGGAGTATGATGATGAGCCAGCACATTAAAACTCTGCAGAGCTTCATCCATAGCCTCCAGATGCAATAGATTTGAGTGCAACATCATCTCTAAAACTTTGCAATGTATTACTTTGGTTCCATCTGCATTTGTGCTTGCATATAGCAAGGCTTCTTTGTCAATGTCCTTAAGTATGGTGCATTTATCCTGGATTTTCAATtaaattccattgatcaacacaTCAGTTTTTATGCCCGTATCATGCTGTCTTTATTCCTATAGCTCTGTAATAACAAATCTTTGAACAAACATAATTTTTACTCTTGATTGTTTTACTGACTTAAGGCTTCATTCCTGTAACCCAGATACTGAGGCACCCAAAGGCTTAATTATAGGGATTTTCCTTCCTCATAAATTAGTTCCCCTAACAAAAGGAAGCATGTAGGCTTCACAGAATCAACCCTTTTCAATCGGTGGTATCATTTGGGGATATTTAGTAAATGCCACCCTGCTGGAGGAAATATGTTACTGGGTGATGAGGAAACCTTTGGCCCTTCTACCTGGGAACAATTCCTGAACAACTTAGaggcttattatttattaataaatgcctaggccttAAGCTAGGCTTGTTCCCACTAGCTCAAAACATATCATCTCATTTGTAGTGATCTACATTTTGCCACATGGCTGATTAATTCTCCTCAGCATCATACCTCCAGGTTCCTCTGTTTCTTGGTGCCCAACTCTATCCCAGAATTGTTCTCTCCCTTCTATTCTACCCCTTGCTATATGCTGTTTATTGTAACCAAGCAGAAAGTGCTTTGGGCAtacaaggaaggacagagacacatctCTACGAAGGACAAATAAAGATTAtccctacatctcccccttttagtCCAATAAAGGGTCTTTCTCTACCATCAATAAGCTATATAcaataagaacaattatgaaaGCCATCAAGTGAGAATTGCATTCACAATATCCAGTCCATATGTATTTGGCAACCTTGGAGAAAGTACTCTACTTCCTACTACTATCAATTATCTTGGTGAATCCAATCTTCTGTGCCTATTTCGTTTTCAATCATAACTTGCATTTGCCAACTTTTACCTTTagaccttaaaatattttttaaaccttaaaCAACTTAAGCTGAGTTATGCGACTATAACTATCTAGTCCTCAACCCCAtaagagacctgagaaggaatgAACATTCCCTGAGGATACAGGAAgtgcagagcaagcagcttccaaaattatagaaatgacagagagagGTTGACCCGGACAGTCATTCAAGGTTCCTCTGCAACTTTGAGAcatcatcttcagccttctgCCCCAAATATCTGATAGACTTTTCCATGAGGCAACAATACTGAAGCACTGCCTACTTGTTTTGGTAAAGTTTAGCACTTGACTTCTCTTTATCCTATTTGTCCAGTTTGGACAGTATACTGTCAGCAGTTGAAGCAAGGAGAGTTTTTGCCCCAGGAGCAGCTTGCCATATAGGAGCAAATGCCTTATGAAGGTTTTTCAATGCTAATCATATTCTTTGAAGTGGAAAAGGGATGCTGCCAAGAGATGACATGTCTCCCTGTCAACAATTCTTTCCTTCAGAAACGTTAGTATTTCTTGTTGACTCTATTCAGAGTCATACACTGAATtcagttatttctttctttagcacGTAGCATGAAGAAGTCAAAGGCTTGAAGAGATTGTTGATaactgtcagatttttttttttttttgacagtatAGAATAGTTTTTTCAGggcttggggaggggagttaaaggaatagagacagagaaaggcagagagagagagagagagagagagagagagagagctacccatgagcatgtggagagtggggagggaatagggaaaagagggggagcaggagcaagggaacagagcaagagagcaagagaacatcagatttttttaaatctgcaaTAACTCTTGTGTAACTTGAATTTAAGTGTGTAGCCTAAAGATCTTACCAAATACTTTATAGTCTACTCcagctagacacacacacacacacacaaattttaggAAGTGAACGGAGACATGATGAGGTTTTTTTAATGGCACACTGTACTGAATGCTGAGGACCTGCAGCAGATGTAAATCCCAAGTCTTGTTATAGTTTTAAAGATTGTGAAATTATCAAAATGCATATGAATCAAGTTTTAATACACTGTCTGGGTGGATGAGGCTGTCCATTGCACCATTTCTTCCTTTGGGTTCTCAGGCATGGTTCCGACAGTGTATGAACTCTGTAACATTTAACACTGAATAAACAGTAAACCAATGGGAAAAAAACCCACTTTATATTCATAGATTCACTTCCTGAGTACTTTCATGCCCTCAAAGACAACtgtgatatgcaaaggctttaaCAGGCTGACTACATTCATAACGTtactctccagtatgtgttcctTTGTATTTGAAGATAACTGTGATGTTGAAAGGTTTTATACTACATTGATTGCATTTGTATCATTTTCCTtcagtgtgttcttttatgtatttgcagGTGATGGTGATATGCaatgctttaccacattgattacatcacagggcttctctccagtgtgaattctttcATGAATGTAAAGACTACTATGacgtgcaaaggctttaccacgtTAACTACATTAGTGTTTCTCTGAAGTATGAATCTGAAGACTACTGTGATATGAAAAGGGTTTTCTACATTGACTATGCTCATAGGGTTTCTCttcagtatgaattctttcatgatgTTGAAGATTATTGTtatgtgcaaaggctttaccacactgattagattcatagggtttctctccagtatgtgttctttcatgttttcGAAGATATCTGAGATgtgcaaaggctttgccacactgattacatttatacggtttctctccagtatggacTATTTCATGTTTTTTAAGACTACTGctatatgcaaaggctttaccacactgattacattcatagggtttctctccagtatggattCTCCCATGAACTTGAAGATGAATCtgttgtgcaaaggctttaccacattgtttacatttatagggtttctctccagtatgtgttctttcatgtttCTGNNNNNNNNNNNNNNNNNNNNNNNNNNNNNNNNNNNNNNNNNNNNNNNNNNNNNNNNNNNNNNNNNNNNNNNNNNNNNNNNNNNNNNNNNNNNNNNNNNNNNNNNNNNNNNNNNNNNNNNNNNNNNNNNNNNNNNNNNNNNNNNNNNNNNNNNNNNNNNNNNNNNNNNNNNNNNNNNNNNNNNNNNNNNNNNNNNNNNNNNNNNNNNNNNNNNNNNNNNNNNNNNNNNNNNNNNNNNNNNNNNNNNNNNNNNNNNNNNNNNNNNNNNNNNNNNNNNNNNNNNNNNNNNNNNNNNNNNNNNNNNNNNNNNNNNNNNNNNNNNNNNNNNNNNNNNNNNNNNNNNNNNNNNNNNNNNNNNNNNNNNNNNNNNNNNNNNNNNNNNNNNNNNNNNNNNNNNNNNNNNNNNNNNNNNNNNNNNNNNNNNNNNNNNNNNNNNNNNNNNNNNNNNNNNNNNNNNNNNNNNNNNNNNNNNNNNNNNNNNNNNNNNNNNNNNNNNNNNNNNNNNNNNNNNNNNNNNNNNNNNNNNNNNNNNNNNNNNNNNNNNNNNNNNNNNNNNNNNNNNNNNNNNNNNNNNNNNNNNNNNNNNNNNNNNNNNNNNNNNNNNNNNNNNNNNNNNNNNNNNNNNNNNNNNNNNNNNNNNNNNNNNNNNNNNNNNNNNNNNNNNNNNNNNNNNNNNNNNNNNNNNNNNNNNNNNNNNNNNNNNNNNNNNNNNNNNNNNNNNNNNNNNNNNNNNNNNNNNNNNNNNNNNNNNNNNNNNNNNNNNNNNNNNNNNNNNNNNNNNNNNNNNNNNNNNNNNNNNNNNNNNNNNNNNNNNNNNNNNNNNNNNNNNNNNGCTCTGCCgcactgattacattcatagggtttctctccagtatgagcTCTTCCATGAACTTTAAGATGACtgtgatatgcaaaggctttaccacattgattacatacatacggtttctctccagtatgaactctTTCATGAATTTGAAGATAAATCTGTTGttcaaaggctttaccacattgattacattcataggctTTCTCTCCGGTATGAGTTTTTTCATGTTTCTGGAGATAACTCtgatgtgcaaaggctttaccacattgattacattcataaggtttctctccagtatgaattctttcatgattTTGAAGACCACTGCtctgtgcaaaggctttaccacactgattacactcatagggtttctctccgaTATGTGTTCTTCTATGTTTTATGAGATATCTGGGCAGTGCAAAGcctttaccacattggttacagtcatagggtttctctcctgtatgtagTCTTTTATGTCTTTGAAAATTACTACGTTTTGAAAATACTTTATCACATTGACTGCATTTATAGTGTTTCTGTACAATATATGTTCTTTTATGCTTATGGAGATAACCCTGATGTGAAAAGTCTATACCACTTTGCTTAGACTCATAGGTTGTATCTCTAGTATGatctttttcatgtttttgaagaCTGCTGCAACAGGCAAAGGCTTTAcaacattgcttacattcatagaGTTTCTGTCCATGATGTGTCCTTGTATGTATTTGGAGATGACTCTGTTGTGAaaaagctttaccacattcattacattcatATAGTCTCTCttcagtatgatttttttcagGATTTTGAAGAGTACTGTGATTATTACATTGATTACATTCACAGGATTCCTCTCCAGCATGAATTCTTTCATGACTTTGAAGATGACTGTGACATGCAAAAACTTTACCACATTGTCTATATTCATAGAGTTTATCTCCAGGGTGACTTCTTTCTTGCCTGCAAAGATAAATGGCATATGCAAACATTTTATGATATTGATTATACTGATGAATCTTTTTATCTCTATGATTTACTTTTACAATTTAGTTTAATTACAGAAAAGAATCAGATCTTAAGGTTTTATCACATTGTTTACAGTCATAGGGTCCCTCTTcattatgtatacatttatgttttTGAAGATATCTGGGATGGTTAGAGTTTTTAGTACATGGTTCACACTTATAGCAAGCATCTTTTTTCCATTTGAGTGCTTTCCTATCTTTGAAGACAACTGGAAGAACTCAGATTTACTACAGTCATGGCATTCATAATAATTTCCTATACTGAGAGCCAAACTACATTTGCAAAGTGAACCAGGACAAATAAATGAGTGTCTATATTCCTCCTCACAGAACATTTATGCACTCTGAATTTGGGAACGAATTCCCAATGAAGTTGGAAACACAATGGTAAACTTACATCATATTCAAAGTCTACTCGAAGTGGTACTACTAAGTCTCTCCTAATACTTCTGGGAGTAAAAGGGGCACATTGCATCTTTCCATGTCCATTATGCTCCCTTATATCTAATGCAACATATGATATGTATATTAAAGCAAGAATAACAAAAGGCTTTCACATTGGATTCATACAAGTTTAAATTTATTGCTTATCATAATGATGTAATATAAGGATAGAGTTTTCTTCACAAGAACCTTGTTGATTTTCATAAACTGCCCTTCTCACTAACTATaagtatataagtgtatatatatgtgtataagtatatatggTAAATAACTATAAGTATATAAGTAATGTGAGCTTCACTATAAACTATTTGCTTATTAGATGGTTTTGGATCATCTAGTCTATGTGTATGCCCTTTGTGATACCTGAGTGGTATCAAACTAAATGAATTTGGCAGTTCTACAAAGTAATTCTTGTGGGGCTATTATTCAAAAGATAATAGCTTCTAAGGCAtgcttcctttccttgtttcttaaaGAAATGCCTTAAAAACATGGATTAGCTACCTGACCCTAAGGCATATGATATTATGAGAATCTTCTATTCATTAATATACAAAAACCTGTGCTTTATGCTGTTCTTTACCTTAAAATTTCCAGGGCACATTAAAATTTCTTCAGAGGTACATACAAATGTTTAAGTTTCAGTTAACACATGAAACTCACCTTCCATGTATTCTAGAATTTTGACAATGTTCTTCAATATTGTGTTCTTCCCATTTGTATCCTAAAACATATTATCAGAAAATGTatcatatatttgaaattatacAAAAGTTAAGTTACTGTCATCAGTGAACCTTAAGACATACCAGAAATATTTACTATATTCTCCACTTTCACAATCAAAAACTACAGAAGATAAGAAAAACTTTTCCTCATACTTTAATAAGTGACAGAAAATCTAGTCTTACCTATAGCAGTGAGGTTCCTGTAGGTCTCCAGGATAACATCTTTGTAGAGCCTCTTTTGGGAAAGATCCAACAAGACCCATTCTTCCTGAGTGAAGTTTATGTGCACATCATCATAGGTCACTGCATCCTAAAATATGCCACACTTGTGAACAACAGAAAGCATAATACTGACAACATTGTAATTGTACACTTCTTTACCAATATATTGATCTAATTATGGTGTTTTTCACACTCAATCTATGACATGGACATTCTAATGTAATCACCAAGTCATTTTAGAAGGAAACTGAAGAGACGCTTCACCCTGGTCATTAAACAAAGAGATCAGTAATACTGAGTACATTTTAGAGAAATCGCATGAATGATTAATAAGTACAAAAGAAAATGGGCAAGCAGGTCTGTCTCATGCATTTAACCCTagtactcagaaagcagagacagatggatctcacTGAGTGGAAGGCCTGGCCTATAGAATGAATCCAAGACAGATATAGGTAAATGTTCAGACTCTTTCCCTGGCAAAAAAGcccaacaaaataaacaaacaagggaGACAAAAACTCTGAAGGTCTCACTATTCACCTCACAGAAGTGTAAAGTGTCACAACTCAAACTATGAGATTACTAAGATCTTAGTAAAGGAGAATGCATGTTTACACAGATAGCGATGGATGATGAAAATTTAAGCACTGTATACTTAGatcatacataaaaaaaaaaaactgagcaagatagatggctcaggagttaagattACTTGCtggtcttataaaggaaatcagtTCAATTGTCAGTATTTACATTAGGCTCACAGATATCAATACTCCAAGGTCAGAGGTTATGAGGCCATCTTCTGAGTACTGTAAATGCCAGACACACAACATGTTGTGTCTATGCATACAAGCCAAACACTCATATTCATTAATACAATCAAAACACATAAAAGGTAAGAAAAATGTCATGCACCTTCAATCCAATGACTTAGGAGGCTCAGGTGATATTAATACCATGAATATATATATCACTCTGTGAGAGAGAATATACCCTCTGTCCAAGTTCAAATTTTAAGATGTAGATGAAGCTCAACACAATAGCATATGCTTGACACCTACAAAAACCTCCACTCCAGGGCTATCAGCCaataatagaaaacagaaagtcaGTTATATTGGATGGacctcacctttaatcccagcacgtgggaggcggAATCAGACAGATCAAGATGAACTGAATCTCAAGAGCTAATGTCAGGACagccaaagcaacacagagaaaacttgtcctCAAAAACTAAAccgaaaataataaaattatatatatcagGCTAGCAAATGGCTTATCAATGAAAAGCCAATATTTCTTCTCTATCTTATGTTATTTAGCAATACTGTGCATGTTAAAGGCATAGCACTATGTGGTAAAAGCTGGCTAATCAGATTTCAACTATAAGAATGTAGGCACAATTAATTGATAATGGGGAAAGGCTATAGACATTCTAATCTCAACCCCAACGGGAAACTTCCACCCGCAAGGCTCTGCTTACTCAAGACTCCATATGCACTCCAAAGCCAGCAACCAATGAGAGACAAGTGTTCAAGTACATTATTCTATCTGGGAGGTTTTTCATTGAATATACTACTACTGATCCAGGTCACTATGTGCGAGGATCCCAATAAGAACCCCAACCAAATGTTCAGTCTcttctgacagacagacagacagacagaaatttTTTGACTATGATATCTTCTAAAATTAGGAAACCagttatatattttgaaaatacaacAACATATTACACATTCccatttgaaaatagaaaaaagatttGACAAAGGCAAGACCGAAACCCAGCAAGGCAAACCCCAAGTCCTAGAGCTCTGCCTCAGACACATGGGGctaaagttttaaaagatttacatgGCTCTATCCCTGAAACTTCTCATCTCTGTCACCTCTGAATCTGCTTGCatgcccctctctctttctccctctctccccgcctctgtctctccctctctcctcctctccctttgtccccctcccccctcccccttgctctTCCACCCACTATGTCATATATCTTATAGCTCAGGTATCTCAAGATCTTGTGGGCTCAAGATGCAAAGCAGGCATCATGTTCACCGCTTCATGCATTGAGCTTACACTCTTCTCACTGAGGCCCTGATTCTGCCAAACATAGTTGAGTACAACAGGGATGAActgaaaccacagaggaaaaattcaTGACCTTTAAACTTTGCAACTTTCTTGTTTCCAGAACCAGAACAACAGAGGTGATCCTGTCAAGTTTGGCTTCGAGATTGGGATGGACCCTGCCACACTTGGACCACAGTTGTAGCAGATTCTGAATGAAGTTGCTTCTTGGGACTAGATATCCCTTTGCCCGTTCCTTTCATAAATGTTTAGCTGAATAGAGTCTTACCATTAGGGTACCATTACTAAGCTTCCAATTCAATGGAAAGAGTCTTCTCTTTAATGGTGCAATTTTCCTTGAATATTCCTGCCTTTGTTTTAGCatttgaatgccatctgaaactACTTAGCAGTATTTTTCTGTACAAATCACAGACTTGTTCTATCTTTACACACCACTTGTGTTACTTTTTGCTGCAAACATGCATGAGTCTTCAGTAACAACTATACACTAATATAAGTATTTTATCTAAGAAATCAGTCTTTTTTTCTATCATACTCATTTGTACAGTGCATGGGCACAATAAGAAAGAGTTTGAAGGCAAATATCACACAAAAACCTGTAGTTTAATTTTTCATGGACCCTATTTGCCACTGAAATCCTACGACATCAACCTCCACTCTCTGTACTACTCTAGAAACTCCCTTTTCCTAGGTATACCAGAATAACGGATTAACCTCTGCACACAGATTCTGATAGCTTTTGCCTTCTAAAGTAGTAATAttttccacattcctccaaatcACTGtacttcacagcaacaaaatcacTTATGAGGTAGGAGTTTTTGTTCTATCTTGCTTCTCTGCTCCTAAGATTAAATCCTCTACCCCAAAGCAACTCAGGTAATGAATaggtttcttttggggggggggctgataCTGCCAGATCACAATCCACCGTTGTGGAAGCTTAGGATATAAATTCAAGGTAGAAACTGAAGGCAAAACCCAGGAGTTTTGGTCATCTCTATTCCTTGCTCACTGCTGCATGCTCATTCTTATTCAGACCAGCCATAGTAGTTTAGGGATACTGACACCTGCTGAGAGCTTTTGGTGctgcttctaggaatttggcatttGTCACTGGGCTCAGACAAGGATGTAGGCTCAGTAAGAACATTAGAAACAGTGACCATGGGGCTTTGTTTACTGCTTTGCTAAATTATTCCCTGTGTGATCTCTTGCCTTGCTACTCTGCTTGTTACCTTGTGTCGTCTCTTGGCTTACTACTTGGCTTGATTACTCTCTCTTGGCTTACTACTCGGCTTGATTACTCTCTCGTGAAATCTCCTTGTTTACTACTACTTCActtgattactttgtctttgatctaagcaCTGACCTTGTTTCTTGGAtatacctagaatgatataaaagcagacttgAGAAAAATTAAGCTGTTTCAGCCTCAGTTCTGGCTGGGGTCATGTTATAATTTTGcctaattgtttttcttccttttcaattctccctccctccttcccttgtgACCCTGTTAACTG
This window encodes:
- the LOC110300662 gene encoding LOW QUALITY PROTEIN: zinc finger protein 431-like (The sequence of the model RefSeq protein was modified relative to this genomic sequence to represent the inferred CDS: inserted 2 bases in 1 codon), encoding MDAVTYDDVHINFTQEEWVLLDLSQKRLYKDVILETYRNLTAIGYKWEEHNIEEHCQNSRIHGRQERSHPGDKLYEYRQCGKVFACHSHLQSHERIHAGEESCECNQCNNHSTLQNPEKNHTEERLYECNECGKAFSQQSHLQIHTRTHHGQKLYECKQCCKAFACCSSLQKHEKDHTRDTTYESKQSGIDFSHQGYLHKHKRTYIVQKHYKCSQCDKVFSKRSNFQRHKRLHTGEKPYDCNQCGKGFALPRYLIKHRRTHIGEKPYECNQCGKAFAQSSGLQNHERIHTGEKPYECNQCGKAFAHQSYLQKHEKTHTGEKAYECNQCGKAFEQQIYLQIHERVHTGEKPYVCNQCGKAFAYHSHLKKHERTHTGEKPYKCKQCGKAFAQQIHLQVHGRIHTGEKPYECNQCGKAFAYSSSLKKHEIVHTGEKPYKCNQCGKAFAHLRYLRKHERTHTGEKPYESNQCGKAFAHNNNLQHHERXFILKRNPMSIVNVENPFHITVVFRFILQRNTNVVNVVKPLHVIVVFTFMKEFTLERSPVM